A single genomic interval of Streptomyces showdoensis harbors:
- a CDS encoding aspartate-semialdehyde dehydrogenase, with protein sequence MGGKPTLAVVGATGAVGAVLLRMLTHHADVWGEIRLLASSRSAGRKLAVREEESEVLALSEENLTGVDLALFLVPEDVAARWAPIAAAKGTVVVDTSTAFRADPDVPLVVPEINPHAVRIRPRGIVASPGCSTLALIVAVGALHAEFGLAELVVTAQQAASGAGRAGTAALREQLALVTGGELGTQPGDVRRAVGDHTGPFPGPVALNVLPWSGLLAADGWSSEELAVREETRKVLDLPGLPVAATCVRVPVVAGHAVSVHARFERPVTVGRAHEILATSPGVVLYDDPATGDFPTPADVVGTDPAWVGRVRRSMDDERALELFVCADNLRKGAALNALQIAESIIGA encoded by the coding sequence ATGGGCGGCAAACCGACGCTCGCGGTCGTGGGAGCGACCGGGGCCGTGGGCGCGGTGCTGCTCCGGATGCTCACGCACCACGCGGACGTCTGGGGCGAGATACGACTCCTCGCCTCCTCCCGCTCGGCCGGCCGCAAGCTGGCCGTGCGGGAGGAGGAGAGCGAGGTCCTCGCGCTGAGCGAGGAGAACCTGACGGGCGTCGACCTCGCGCTCTTCCTCGTGCCCGAGGACGTCGCCGCGCGGTGGGCGCCGATCGCCGCCGCCAAGGGCACGGTGGTCGTGGACACCTCGACCGCCTTCCGGGCCGACCCCGACGTGCCGCTGGTGGTCCCCGAGATCAACCCGCACGCCGTACGGATCCGGCCGCGGGGCATCGTCGCGAGCCCCGGCTGCTCCACCCTGGCGCTGATCGTCGCGGTGGGCGCCCTGCACGCCGAGTTCGGGCTCGCCGAGCTGGTCGTCACCGCCCAGCAGGCCGCGAGCGGCGCCGGACGGGCGGGCACGGCCGCGCTGCGCGAGCAGCTGGCCCTGGTCACCGGCGGCGAGCTCGGCACCCAGCCGGGCGACGTACGGCGGGCCGTGGGCGACCACACCGGCCCCTTCCCCGGGCCCGTCGCCCTCAACGTGCTGCCCTGGTCCGGGCTGCTCGCCGCCGACGGCTGGTCCTCCGAGGAGCTGGCCGTCCGAGAGGAGACCCGCAAGGTCCTGGACCTGCCGGGGCTGCCCGTCGCGGCCACCTGCGTCCGGGTCCCCGTCGTGGCCGGGCACGCCGTCTCCGTGCACGCCCGCTTCGAACGGCCCGTCACCGTCGGCCGCGCCCACGAGATCCTGGCGACCTCGCCCGGCGTGGTGCTGTACGACGATCCCGCCACCGGCGACTTCCCCACGCCCGCCGACGTCGTGGGCACCGACCCGGCCTGGGTGGGACGGGTGCGGCGCTCGATGGACGACGAGCGGGCCCTGGAGCTCTTCGTGTGCGCGGACAACCTGCGCAAGGGGGCCGCCCTGAACGCCCTGCAGATCGCCGAATCGATCATCGGCGCCTAG
- a CDS encoding SigE family RNA polymerase sigma factor — MPVIAPMPIRTRPTVNGIPSPREGTDDAMAAGTTVDHLTETYRAHYRSLLGLAALLLDDTASCEDVVQEAFIRVHSARSRVREPEKTLAYLRQTVVNLSRSALRRRILGLKLLSKPMPDMASAEEGAYDQLERDALIKAMRGLQRRQREVLVLRYFADMTEAQVAETLGISLGSVKAYGSRGIAALRVAMEATS, encoded by the coding sequence ATGCCGGTGATCGCCCCCATGCCCATCAGGACCCGACCGACCGTGAACGGCATCCCGTCGCCCCGCGAGGGCACTGACGACGCGATGGCCGCCGGCACCACCGTCGACCACCTCACCGAGACCTACCGCGCCCACTACCGCTCGCTGCTCGGACTCGCCGCGCTGCTGCTCGACGACACCGCCTCCTGCGAGGACGTCGTGCAGGAGGCCTTCATCCGGGTCCACTCGGCGCGCAGCCGGGTCCGCGAGCCCGAGAAGACCCTGGCCTACCTGCGCCAGACCGTCGTCAACCTCTCGCGCTCCGCGCTGCGCCGCCGCATCCTCGGGCTGAAGCTGCTCTCCAAGCCGATGCCCGACATGGCGAGCGCCGAGGAGGGGGCCTACGACCAGCTGGAGCGGGACGCGCTGATCAAGGCGATGCGCGGGCTCCAGCGGCGCCAGCGCGAGGTCCTGGTGCTGCGGTACTTCGCGGACATGACGGAGGCACAGGTCGCCGAGACGCTCGGGATATCCCTGGGCTCGGTGAAGGCGTACGGCTCGCGCGGGATCGCCGCGCTGCGCGTCGCGATGGAGGCGACGTCATGA
- a CDS encoding DUF6191 domain-containing protein — protein sequence MEFAVFVTLPGLVILLTAIAFGDQVLRATGRGRRSGQISSTGFEQLHATFSQGKQNELKERQSSLVMRDDEEDGAPPHRSTVDLAGGRAVIRVPSAAVATPPSRP from the coding sequence ATGGAGTTCGCCGTGTTCGTGACCCTGCCGGGGCTCGTGATCCTGCTGACCGCGATCGCGTTCGGCGATCAGGTCCTGCGCGCCACCGGGCGCGGGCGGCGGTCGGGGCAGATCTCCTCCACCGGCTTCGAGCAACTGCACGCCACCTTCTCGCAGGGCAAGCAGAACGAGCTCAAGGAGCGGCAGAGCTCCCTCGTGATGCGCGACGACGAGGAGGACGGCGCCCCGCCGCACCGCTCCACGGTGGATCTGGCGGGCGGGCGCGCCGTCATCAGGGTCCCGTCGGCGGCGGTGGCTACGCCGCCTTCGAGGCCTTGA
- a CDS encoding Lrp/AsnC family transcriptional regulator: protein MPSGESVLGEPDLALIHALQLVPRASWTQLSAVLGAGPDTLARRWEHLTTGGYAWAGFLVRHHGPRAPLYAWVEVDCAAGRSEETAIELTGDPYTLGVHEVTGDTDLVLLVLCPDLEALDAYLSLRVQRLPGVTRSRTQVVTGVHSARNLWQLDQLTPRQARQLTGAPVPVQGRPAVSRRRTQQLTELDEALVLELAGDARRSAAELARTCGASESTVRRRLEALIGGETLIHHCVPAPRFSGRPVWALIRADVPSLAVASTAAAMARLRQTRLVTSVTGGHNLAVGAWLRSVGELHDITTAMERAAPSLRITGTALSLRTHKSGAQVLGPDGRRLHHVRPDLRTPHWKDRFV, encoded by the coding sequence ATGCCATCCGGGGAATCCGTCCTGGGAGAGCCGGATCTGGCGCTGATCCACGCATTGCAACTCGTCCCACGGGCAAGCTGGACACAGCTTTCGGCCGTTCTCGGAGCCGGCCCCGACACCCTCGCGCGCCGCTGGGAGCACCTGACGACGGGCGGTTACGCGTGGGCCGGCTTCCTGGTGCGCCATCACGGCCCCCGGGCACCGCTGTACGCCTGGGTGGAGGTGGACTGCGCGGCCGGCCGCTCCGAGGAGACCGCGATCGAGCTGACCGGCGACCCGTACACCCTGGGCGTGCACGAGGTGACCGGGGACACCGACCTGGTGCTGCTCGTGCTCTGCCCCGACCTGGAGGCCCTGGACGCCTATCTGTCGCTGCGGGTGCAGCGGCTGCCCGGGGTGACCCGCTCGCGGACCCAGGTGGTCACCGGGGTGCACAGCGCGCGGAACCTGTGGCAGCTCGACCAGCTGACCCCGCGCCAGGCCCGGCAGCTGACCGGCGCCCCGGTACCCGTGCAGGGCAGGCCCGCGGTGTCGCGGCGGCGTACGCAGCAGCTCACCGAGCTCGACGAGGCCCTGGTCCTGGAGCTGGCCGGGGACGCCCGGCGCAGCGCGGCGGAGCTGGCGCGGACCTGCGGGGCGAGCGAGTCGACCGTACGGCGCCGGCTGGAGGCCCTGATCGGCGGCGAGACACTGATCCACCACTGCGTCCCGGCGCCGCGCTTCTCGGGGCGGCCGGTGTGGGCGCTGATCAGAGCGGACGTGCCCTCGCTCGCGGTGGCGTCGACGGCGGCGGCGATGGCGCGGCTGCGGCAGACCCGGCTGGTGACCTCGGTGACCGGCGGCCACAACCTGGCCGTCGGGGCCTGGCTGCGCTCGGTCGGCGAGCTGCACGACATCACGACGGCGATGGAACGGGCGGCGCCCTCGCTGCGGATCACCGGGACCGCGCTGAGCCTGCGGACCCACAAGTCGGGCGCGCAGGTGCTGGGGCCGGACGGACGCCGACTGCACCACGTGCGCCCGGACCTGCGGACGCCGCACTGGAAGGACCGGTTCGTCTGA
- a CDS encoding YdcF family protein translates to MFAYAVCAVFLLLFGVGVLRDRRRFSNAVYLGLAVTFFGLGLLAGLDDAPPGVSVTVMVVLLLVLALGPLVLAGLLCANGVKMVRKEGRRPSNLLSLLAGLGIFGVMVLMAVAVITHSKPLGIVVGTLLMVLAYVSFLFLCFIGYAFLYGRMRIRRDADYVVVLGSGLIGGRRVPPLLASRLDRGRQVYETLAARREVDRTPVLITSGGQGPDEELPESHAMADYLVERGFPEDRVLREDRSRTTEENMLFSKTLMERDRPGSECVIVTNNFHAFRAALMARKAGVNGQVVGSPTAAYFWPSATIREFAAVFLQYRAVNLGICTALVLLGCLAWVVS, encoded by the coding sequence ATGTTCGCCTATGCCGTGTGCGCCGTGTTCCTGCTGCTCTTCGGGGTGGGTGTGCTGCGCGACCGGCGCCGCTTCAGCAACGCGGTGTACCTCGGGCTCGCCGTCACGTTCTTCGGCCTCGGCCTGCTCGCCGGCCTCGACGACGCCCCGCCCGGCGTCTCCGTGACGGTGATGGTCGTCCTGCTGCTGGTCCTCGCGCTCGGCCCGCTCGTGCTGGCCGGACTGCTGTGCGCGAACGGCGTGAAGATGGTCCGCAAGGAGGGCCGCCGCCCCTCCAACCTCCTCTCGCTCCTCGCCGGCCTCGGCATCTTCGGCGTGATGGTCCTGATGGCCGTCGCGGTGATCACCCACTCGAAGCCCCTGGGTATCGTCGTCGGCACCCTGCTGATGGTCCTGGCGTACGTCTCCTTCCTCTTCCTCTGCTTCATCGGCTACGCCTTCCTGTACGGCAGGATGCGCATCCGCCGCGACGCCGACTACGTGGTCGTCCTCGGCTCGGGCCTGATCGGCGGCCGCCGCGTGCCGCCCCTGCTCGCGAGCCGGCTGGACCGGGGCCGCCAGGTGTACGAGACGCTCGCCGCGCGCCGCGAGGTGGACCGGACGCCGGTGCTCATCACCTCCGGCGGGCAGGGCCCGGACGAGGAGCTGCCGGAGTCGCACGCCATGGCGGACTACCTGGTGGAGCGGGGCTTCCCGGAGGACCGCGTGCTGCGCGAGGACCGCTCGCGCACGACCGAGGAGAACATGCTCTTCAGCAAGACGCTGATGGAGCGGGACCGGCCGGGCTCCGAGTGCGTGATCGTCACCAACAACTTCCACGCCTTCCGGGCCGCGCTGATGGCCCGCAAGGCGGGGGTGAACGGCCAGGTGGTGGGTTCGCCGACCGCCGCGTACTTCTGGCCGAGCGCGACCATCCGCGAGTTCGCGGCGGTCTTCCTCCAGTACCGGGCGGTGAACCTGGGCATCTGCACGGCCCTGGTGCTCCTGGGCTGCCTGGCCTGGGTCGTCAGCTGA
- a CDS encoding RNHCP domain-containing protein: protein MPRRTKRTGRPQRHKDVLRHTGGAFRRTGGAFRCVGCRLDVPLDAPGTAHRNHCPTCLASLHVDRRIPGDRASPCRGRMEALGMSVREDGEWLLIHQCAACDELSANRVAGDDNPLALVRLALRPLSDPRFAGRALLAL from the coding sequence ATGCCGCGGCGCACGAAGCGGACGGGCCGGCCGCAGCGGCACAAGGACGTCCTCCGGCACACCGGCGGCGCCTTCCGGCGGACCGGCGGTGCCTTCCGGTGCGTCGGCTGCCGGCTCGACGTGCCCCTCGACGCGCCCGGCACCGCCCATCGCAACCACTGCCCCACCTGCCTGGCCAGCCTCCACGTCGACCGGCGCATACCCGGCGACCGGGCCTCGCCGTGCCGGGGGCGCATGGAGGCGCTGGGCATGTCGGTGCGGGAGGACGGCGAGTGGCTGCTCATCCACCAGTGCGCGGCCTGCGACGAGCTCAGCGCCAACCGGGTCGCCGGCGACGACAACCCGCTGGCGCTCGTGCGCCTCGCGCTGCGCCCGTTGAGCGACCCCCGGTTCGCGGGGCGGGCGCTGCTCGCCCTGTAG
- a CDS encoding class I SAM-dependent methyltransferase, which yields MYAPTPDDWHAANRARWDERVPIHVASDFYDLDAFRAGKDALRDFELAEVGDVTGRSLLHLQCHIGLDTLSWARHGASRVVGLDFSEPAVETARSLAADLGLTPERAAFVAADAYDAAEAVPDSSYDIVYTGGGALCWLPDLDRWAETAASLVAPGGFLYVAEFHPMSDSFDDETATRLVNDYFVREPWVDTSSGTYADLDAATTHNRSVEWVHPVGEVVTALAKAGLRIEFLHEHDMTLFPRFESLTRHEDGYYRFGTDRPRIPLMYSLKASKAA from the coding sequence ATGTACGCACCGACCCCCGACGACTGGCACGCGGCCAACCGCGCCCGCTGGGACGAACGCGTCCCCATCCACGTCGCCAGCGACTTCTACGACCTCGACGCCTTCCGCGCCGGCAAGGACGCCCTGCGCGACTTCGAACTCGCGGAGGTCGGCGACGTCACCGGGCGCTCCCTGCTGCACCTCCAGTGCCACATCGGCCTGGACACCCTGTCCTGGGCCCGCCACGGCGCCTCGCGCGTCGTCGGCCTGGACTTCTCCGAGCCCGCCGTGGAGACCGCCCGGTCCCTCGCGGCCGACCTCGGCCTCACGCCGGAGCGGGCGGCGTTCGTCGCCGCCGACGCCTACGACGCGGCGGAGGCGGTGCCGGACTCCTCGTACGACATCGTCTACACCGGCGGCGGCGCGCTGTGCTGGCTGCCGGACCTCGACCGCTGGGCGGAGACGGCCGCCTCGCTGGTCGCGCCCGGCGGGTTCCTGTACGTCGCCGAGTTCCACCCGATGTCCGACTCGTTCGACGACGAGACCGCCACCCGGCTGGTCAACGACTACTTCGTGCGCGAACCGTGGGTGGACACCTCGTCCGGCACGTACGCGGACCTGGACGCCGCCACCACCCACAACCGCAGCGTGGAGTGGGTGCACCCGGTCGGCGAGGTCGTCACGGCCCTCGCGAAGGCGGGGCTGCGCATCGAGTTCCTGCACGAGCACGACATGACGCTCTTCCCGCGCTTCGAGTCGCTCACCCGGCACGAGGACGGCTACTACCGCTTCGGGACCGACCGGCCCCGGATCCCGCTGATGTACTCGCTCAAGGCCTCGAAGGCGGCGTAG
- a CDS encoding SURF1 family protein, with protein MYRFLRTPRWWGINVFVLLAIPFCVFMGTWQLGKFEDRVDSHREAEQRPDPATQRTEPLDSLLPVDKETSGRVAQASGRYGEQFLVPDRALDGRSGSYVLTLLKTDGGKALPVVRGWLPAGAAAPAPPSGEVTVSGALQASENPGTKGVSTAGGLPAGQLGMISAAALVNVVPDDVYDAWITLVDSPAGLTPVPASAAAGTSLDMKAFQNLGYTAEWFVFAGFVLFMWFRLVRREAEASRDAALGL; from the coding sequence GTGTACCGGTTCCTGAGAACGCCCCGCTGGTGGGGGATCAACGTCTTCGTCCTGCTGGCGATCCCGTTCTGCGTGTTCATGGGGACCTGGCAGCTGGGCAAGTTCGAGGACCGCGTCGACTCCCACAGGGAGGCCGAGCAGCGGCCCGACCCGGCGACCCAGCGCACCGAGCCGCTGGACTCGCTGCTGCCCGTGGACAAGGAGACCTCGGGCCGCGTCGCGCAGGCCAGCGGGCGGTACGGGGAGCAGTTCCTGGTCCCCGACCGGGCCCTGGACGGGCGCTCCGGCTCGTACGTCCTCACCCTCCTGAAGACGGACGGCGGCAAGGCGCTGCCGGTGGTCCGGGGCTGGCTGCCCGCGGGCGCCGCGGCACCGGCCCCGCCGTCCGGCGAGGTCACCGTCTCCGGGGCCCTGCAGGCCTCGGAGAACCCGGGCACCAAGGGCGTCAGCACGGCGGGCGGGCTGCCGGCCGGGCAGCTCGGCATGATCAGCGCCGCGGCGCTGGTCAACGTGGTGCCGGACGACGTCTACGACGCCTGGATCACCCTCGTGGACTCCCCCGCCGGGCTCACTCCGGTGCCCGCGTCGGCGGCCGCCGGCACGAGCCTGGACATGAAGGCCTTCCAGAACCTGGGCTACACGGCCGAGTGGTTCGTGTTCGCGGGCTTCGTGCTCTTCATGTGGTTCCGGCTGGTCCGCCGCGAGGCCGAGGCCTCGCGGGACGCCGCCCTCGGGCTGTAG
- a CDS encoding S9 family peptidase encodes MTESKATESTTGTAGADAGTGSGTGTGAGAGAGAGAGAGGGDAPRWQQRFRAPRVSLPEWAEEAPDRSLFVSNATGTYELYAWDRATGGQRQVTDRPNGTTDGTLSPDGQWIWWFADTDGDEFGVWMRQPFHPAEGGDGGVISGADEPAVPGLDPSYPAGLAIGRDGTVVVGRSTDEDGSTVHLLRPGAAGPVEIYRHRESAGVGDLSHDGGLIAIEHTEHGDSMHSSVRVLRAADASVVAELDDTKDGTEELGLSVLGFAPVDGDTRLLVGHQRRGRWEPMLWDVATGTETDLRLDLPGDVSAEWYPDGSGLLVVHSFEARSELWRYEIGTGALVRVETPAGSVSSATARPDGSVEYLWSSAAEPPVVRSTDGSVVLDPPGPKAPPSVPVEDVWVDGPGGRVHALVQRPAGEGPFPTVFEVHGGPTWHDSDAFASGPAAWIDHGYAVVRVNYRGSTGYGREWTDALKHRVGLIELEDIGAVRAWAVASGLADPERLVLSGGSWGGYLTLLGLGTQPEDWALGLAAVPVADYVTAYEDEMEALKALDRTLLGGSPEEVPERFAASSPITYVDAVKAPVHITAGVNDPRCPIRQIDNYVDRLAARGAVHDVYRYDAGHGSLVVEERIKQVALDLAFAARHLGTRPQEG; translated from the coding sequence ATGACTGAGAGCAAGGCGACTGAGAGCACGACCGGGACGGCCGGTGCCGACGCGGGCACCGGGAGCGGGACGGGGACCGGGGCCGGGGCCGGGGCCGGGGCCGGGGCCGGGGCCGGCGGCGGGGACGCGCCGCGCTGGCAGCAGCGGTTCCGCGCGCCGCGGGTCTCGCTGCCCGAGTGGGCCGAGGAGGCCCCGGACCGCTCGCTGTTCGTGTCGAACGCGACGGGGACGTACGAGCTGTACGCGTGGGACCGGGCGACCGGCGGGCAGCGGCAGGTCACCGACCGGCCGAACGGGACGACGGACGGCACGCTCTCGCCCGACGGGCAGTGGATCTGGTGGTTCGCGGACACCGACGGCGACGAGTTCGGCGTGTGGATGCGCCAGCCCTTCCACCCGGCCGAGGGCGGCGACGGCGGCGTGATCTCCGGCGCCGACGAGCCGGCGGTGCCGGGGCTCGACCCCTCCTATCCGGCCGGGCTCGCCATCGGCCGGGACGGCACGGTCGTGGTGGGCCGGTCCACGGACGAGGACGGCTCGACCGTCCACCTGCTGCGGCCGGGCGCGGCCGGGCCGGTGGAGATCTACCGGCACCGCGAGTCGGCCGGGGTCGGCGACCTGTCGCACGACGGCGGCCTGATCGCGATCGAGCACACCGAGCACGGGGACTCGATGCACTCCTCGGTGCGGGTGCTGCGCGCGGCCGACGCCTCCGTGGTGGCCGAGCTCGACGACACCAAGGACGGCACGGAGGAGCTGGGCCTGAGCGTCCTCGGCTTCGCCCCGGTCGACGGCGACACCCGGCTGCTCGTCGGCCACCAGCGGAGGGGCCGCTGGGAGCCGATGCTGTGGGACGTGGCGACGGGCACCGAGACCGACCTGCGCCTGGACCTGCCGGGCGACGTGTCGGCCGAGTGGTATCCGGACGGCTCGGGACTCCTCGTCGTGCACAGCTTCGAGGCCCGCAGCGAGCTGTGGCGGTACGAGATCGGCACCGGCGCCCTGGTCCGGGTGGAGACCCCGGCCGGCTCCGTGTCGAGCGCGACGGCCCGCCCGGACGGCTCGGTGGAGTACCTGTGGTCCTCGGCCGCCGAGCCGCCGGTGGTGCGGTCCACGGACGGCTCGGTCGTGCTCGACCCGCCCGGCCCGAAGGCGCCGCCGTCGGTGCCCGTGGAGGACGTGTGGGTGGACGGCCCCGGCGGGCGGGTGCACGCGCTCGTGCAGCGTCCCGCGGGCGAGGGCCCGTTCCCGACGGTCTTCGAGGTGCACGGCGGCCCGACCTGGCACGACAGCGACGCCTTCGCGTCCGGCCCGGCCGCCTGGATCGACCACGGCTACGCGGTGGTCCGGGTGAACTACCGCGGCTCCACCGGCTACGGACGGGAGTGGACGGACGCGCTGAAGCACCGGGTCGGCCTGATCGAGCTGGAGGACATCGGCGCGGTCCGCGCCTGGGCGGTGGCGAGCGGCCTCGCCGACCCGGAGCGGCTCGTCCTGTCCGGCGGCTCCTGGGGCGGCTACCTCACCCTGCTCGGCCTCGGCACCCAGCCGGAGGACTGGGCGCTCGGTCTCGCCGCCGTGCCCGTCGCCGACTACGTGACGGCGTACGAGGACGAGATGGAGGCCCTGAAGGCGCTGGACCGCACCCTGCTGGGCGGCTCGCCCGAGGAGGTCCCGGAGCGGTTCGCCGCCTCCTCTCCGATCACCTACGTGGACGCGGTGAAGGCCCCGGTGCACATCACGGCCGGTGTGAACGACCCGCGCTGCCCGATCCGCCAGATCGACAACTACGTGGACCGGCTCGCCGCCCGGGGCGCGGTGCACGACGTGTACCGGTACGACGCGGGGCACGGCTCGCTGGTCGTGGAGGAGCGGATCAAGCAGGTCGCCCTGGACCTGGCCTTCGCGGCCCGGCACCTGGGGACCCGGCCGCAGGAGGGCTGA
- a CDS encoding aspartate kinase: MGLVVQKYGGSSVADAEGIKRVAKRIVEAKKNGHQVVVVVSAMGDTTDELIDLAEQVSPMPAGREFDMLLTAGERISMALLAMAIKNLGHEAQSFTGSQAGVITDSVHNKARIIDVTPGRIRTALDEGNIAIVAGFQGVSADKKDITTLGRGGSDTTAVALAAALDAEVCEIYTDVDGVFTADPRVVKKAKKIDWISFEDMLELAASGSKVLLHRCVEYARRYNIPIHVRSSFSGLQGTWVSNERPVEQGAEQVEQAIISGVAHDTSEAKITVVGVPDKPGEAAAIFRAVADAEINIDMIVQNVSAASTGLTDISFTLPKAEGRKAIDALEKTKPVIGFDSLRYDDQIGKISLVGAGMKTNPGVTADFFKALSDAGVNIELISTSEIRISVVTRADDVNEAVRAVHTAFGLDSDSDEAVVYGGTGR, translated from the coding sequence AGAAGTACGGAGGCTCCTCCGTTGCCGATGCCGAAGGCATCAAGCGCGTCGCCAAGCGGATCGTGGAAGCCAAGAAGAACGGCCACCAGGTGGTCGTCGTGGTCTCCGCGATGGGCGACACGACGGACGAGTTGATCGATCTCGCCGAGCAGGTATCCCCGATGCCGGCCGGACGCGAGTTCGACATGCTGCTGACCGCCGGAGAGCGGATCTCCATGGCCCTGCTGGCCATGGCGATCAAAAACCTGGGCCACGAGGCCCAGTCGTTCACGGGCAGTCAGGCCGGTGTCATCACCGACTCGGTCCACAACAAAGCGCGCATCATCGATGTCACGCCGGGCCGCATCCGCACCGCGCTCGACGAGGGCAACATCGCCATCGTCGCCGGCTTCCAGGGTGTGTCCGCCGACAAGAAGGACATCACCACCCTCGGCCGCGGCGGCTCGGACACGACCGCCGTCGCCCTGGCCGCCGCGCTCGACGCCGAGGTCTGCGAGATCTACACGGACGTCGACGGCGTCTTCACCGCCGACCCGCGCGTGGTGAAGAAGGCGAAGAAGATCGACTGGATCTCCTTCGAGGACATGCTGGAGCTCGCCGCCTCCGGCTCCAAGGTGCTGCTGCACCGCTGCGTCGAGTACGCGCGCCGCTACAACATCCCGATCCACGTCCGCTCGTCCTTCTCCGGACTGCAGGGCACCTGGGTCAGCAACGAACGACCCGTCGAGCAAGGAGCCGAGCAGGTGGAGCAGGCCATCATCTCCGGTGTCGCCCACGACACCTCCGAGGCGAAGATCACCGTCGTCGGCGTCCCGGACAAGCCGGGCGAGGCCGCCGCGATCTTCCGGGCCGTCGCGGACGCCGAGATCAACATCGACATGATCGTGCAGAACGTGTCCGCGGCCTCCACCGGCCTCACGGACATCTCCTTCACGCTCCCCAAGGCCGAGGGCCGCAAGGCCATCGACGCCCTGGAGAAGACGAAGCCCGTCATCGGCTTCGACTCGCTGCGCTACGACGACCAGATCGGCAAGATCTCCCTGGTCGGCGCCGGCATGAAGACGAACCCCGGGGTCACCGCGGACTTCTTCAAGGCGCTGTCCGACGCGGGCGTGAACATCGAGCTGATCTCCACCTCGGAGATCCGCATCTCGGTCGTCACCCGCGCCGACGACGTCAACGAGGCCGTGCGCGCCGTCCACACCGCCTTCGGGCTGGACAGCGACTCGGACGAGGCCGTCGTCTACGGCGGCACCGGCCGCTGA
- a CDS encoding serine/threonine-protein kinase — MLVADRYRLHMCVGRGGMGEVWRATDEVLGRDVAVKLMLGHEHDPSAADRFRMEAQTAARLSHPHVVGVFDFGTWDGKLYLVMELVHGDSLAGDRGQAPVLAPEQVATVAAHAAAGLAAAHRQGVVHRDIKPGNLLRDADGTVKLADFGIARFVDDPSAALTTTGQIVGTGLYLAPERALGQPASPASDVYSLGCVLYQLLTGQPPFRGDTATALLYQHIDTPPAPPRQVGVAMPAAFETFLLSLLAKQPEQRPAAQAIAEWFSSGAWRDQPLPLPQAVPPPPPPPVPQRPQHHAPVPPPPRTAPVAAPRSRRAQPPAENPLAKISRRRPRRTAAVAGAIAFVVFLLIGMAWVS, encoded by the coding sequence GTGCTGGTCGCGGACCGATATCGGCTCCACATGTGTGTCGGGCGTGGCGGCATGGGCGAGGTGTGGCGGGCGACCGACGAGGTCCTCGGGCGGGACGTGGCCGTGAAGTTGATGCTCGGTCACGAACACGACCCGTCGGCGGCGGACCGGTTCCGGATGGAGGCCCAGACCGCGGCGCGGCTGAGCCATCCGCACGTGGTCGGGGTCTTCGACTTCGGCACCTGGGACGGCAAGCTGTACCTCGTCATGGAGCTGGTCCACGGGGACAGCCTCGCCGGGGACCGGGGGCAGGCTCCGGTGCTGGCGCCCGAGCAGGTCGCGACCGTCGCCGCGCACGCGGCGGCCGGGCTCGCCGCCGCCCACCGGCAGGGCGTGGTGCACCGGGACATCAAGCCGGGGAACCTGCTGCGGGACGCCGACGGGACGGTGAAGCTGGCCGACTTCGGCATCGCCCGCTTCGTGGACGACCCCTCGGCCGCGCTCACCACCACGGGGCAGATCGTCGGCACCGGGCTCTACCTCGCGCCCGAGCGGGCCCTGGGGCAGCCCGCCTCGCCGGCCTCCGACGTGTACTCGCTCGGCTGCGTGCTCTACCAACTGCTCACCGGGCAGCCGCCGTTCCGCGGGGACACCGCGACGGCCCTGCTCTACCAGCACATCGACACCCCGCCGGCGCCGCCGCGGCAGGTCGGCGTCGCGATGCCGGCCGCGTTCGAGACCTTCCTGCTGTCGCTGCTCGCCAAGCAGCCCGAGCAGCGACCGGCGGCGCAGGCCATCGCCGAGTGGTTCTCCTCCGGGGCCTGGCGGGACCAGCCGCTGCCGCTGCCGCAGGCGGTGCCCCCGCCCCCGCCCCCGCCCGTACCCCAGCGGCCGCAGCATCACGCGCCGGTGCCGCCCCCGCCCCGGACCGCCCCCGTGGCCGCGCCCCGGTCCCGGCGGGCGCAGCCTCCGGCCGAGAACCCGCTGGCCAAGATCTCGCGGCGGCGGCCGCGCAGGACCGCCGCGGTCGCCGGGGCGATCGCCTTCGTCGTCTTCCTGCTGATCGGGATGGCCTGGGTCAGCTGA
- a CDS encoding RNHCP domain-containing protein, whose amino-acid sequence MSHTSDSTPTPTTGTSACAWCGLTVSAYGPDGARRDHCPSCLQSRHAGEACEGRMSPIAVAVPHGGDWRVIHRCVRCDELTSNPVRADDNPLVLMRVAVRPLAQPPFPLEAFGAL is encoded by the coding sequence GTGTCCCACACCTCCGACAGCACCCCCACCCCCACGACCGGCACCTCCGCCTGCGCGTGGTGCGGTCTGACCGTCTCCGCGTACGGCCCCGACGGGGCGCGGCGCGACCACTGCCCGTCCTGTCTGCAGTCGCGGCACGCCGGCGAGGCGTGCGAGGGGCGGATGTCCCCCATCGCCGTCGCCGTGCCGCACGGCGGCGACTGGCGGGTGATCCACCGCTGCGTACGCTGCGACGAGCTCACCTCGAACCCCGTGCGCGCGGACGACAATCCGCTCGTCCTGATGCGCGTGGCGGTCCGCCCACTGGCGCAACCGCCGTTCCCGCTCGAAGCGTTCGGGGCCCTCTGA